A stretch of Perognathus longimembris pacificus isolate PPM17 chromosome 1, ASM2315922v1, whole genome shotgun sequence DNA encodes these proteins:
- the Prrt1b gene encoding proline rich transmembrane protein 1B, protein SDARGDAGPEDPALPQLPQLPRRPQLLDADPAEGEARAAAAEGAEPPPGDPAAAAAPAPEPPEPPEAEARLGPKAAAAAAAAGGVPPIGFEAEPPPYAPPVDPKAVALLYPPFPQVPVLLQPAPAPAALFPPPGPLFPPPAAAAGAAFPFPAYGSPLPGLQAPAAERRPLPRDYMAESVLVTLFCCLLTGLVAIVYSHEARAALGRGDLALAEAASRKARALVLFSLLFGVFVSTSWVVYVVVALYLH, encoded by the exons TCGGACGCCCGGGGGGACGCGGGCCCCGAGGACCCCGCGCTGccgcagctcccgcagctccCGCGCCGCCCGCAGCTCCTGGACGCGGACCCCGCGGAGGGCGAGGCCCGGGCGGCCGCCGCCGAGGGCGCGGAGCCGCCCCCGGGGGaccccgcggccgccgccgcccccgccccggagcCCCCGGAGCCCCCGGAGGCCGAGGCCCGGCTGGGGCccaaggcggcggcggcggcggcggcggcgggcggggtccCCCCGATCGGCTTCGAGGCCGAGCCGCCGCCCTACGCGCCCCCGGTGGACCCCAAGGCCGTGGCGCTGCTGTACCCGCCCTTCCCGCAGGTGCCGGTGCTGCTccagcccgcgcccgcgcccgccgcgctcttcccgccgcccggcccgctcttcccgccgcccgccgccgccgccggggccgcCTTCCCCTTCCCCGCG TACGGCAGCCCCCTGCCCGGCCTGCAGGCCCCCGCCGCGGAGCGCAGGCCGCTGCCCAGGGACTACATGGCCGAGTCCGTGCTGGTGACCCTGTTCTGCTGCCTGCTCACCGGCCTCGTCGCCATCGTGTACTCCCACGAG GCCCGCGCCGCCCTGGGCCGGGGGGACCTGGCGCTGGCCGAGGCGGCGTCGCGCAAGGCCCGCGCGCTGGTGCTCTTCAGCCTGCTCTTCGGGGTGTTCGTGTCCACCAGCTGGGTCGTCTATGTGGTGGTGGCCCTCTACCTCCACTGA